The Opitutales bacterium ASA1 genome window below encodes:
- a CDS encoding zinc-dependent alcohol dehydrogenase family protein yields the protein MRRLVVTAPREAAWEEVPIPSLKPRDVLVRVLGVTTCPHWDLHIVDGVPMFPGHELRYPYVPGQPGHEAMGEVAAVGAQVRELRVGQRVAAWRASDIGAPGFYGQYGVCRADDLLPITSSRPPASWASLELAMCVEVSFQRLVAHGGVRGRRVAVAGLGPAGLVAVQLARHHGAAAIVGIDPVPARRALAMDLGASEVTDGDACAWSTGRTGTRAVDVAIDCTGIAAVVEFLLHRTRDAVVLFGVVREAVRYEGVLMWGPGVSLVGYGEHNFAAAQSAAAAIEAGTLDLSALVTTTMPLRDYLRGVELLRRKEAIKVLFDPWA from the coding sequence ATGCGGCGACTGGTCGTCACGGCTCCGCGGGAGGCCGCGTGGGAGGAGGTGCCGATCCCGTCGTTGAAGCCCCGCGACGTGCTCGTGCGGGTGTTGGGCGTGACCACGTGCCCGCATTGGGATCTGCACATCGTGGACGGCGTGCCGATGTTTCCGGGGCACGAACTGCGTTACCCTTATGTGCCGGGGCAACCGGGACACGAGGCGATGGGGGAAGTCGCAGCGGTGGGGGCGCAGGTGAGGGAGCTGCGGGTCGGGCAGCGGGTCGCGGCATGGCGCGCCTCGGATATCGGTGCGCCGGGCTTCTACGGGCAGTACGGCGTGTGTCGTGCGGACGATCTGCTGCCGATCACCTCGAGCCGTCCGCCGGCGAGTTGGGCATCGCTCGAGTTGGCGATGTGCGTGGAGGTGAGTTTTCAGCGGCTCGTCGCGCACGGCGGCGTGCGGGGGCGGCGTGTGGCGGTGGCGGGTCTGGGACCGGCCGGACTGGTCGCGGTGCAATTGGCGCGACACCATGGAGCGGCCGCGATCGTCGGGATCGACCCGGTGCCGGCGCGACGCGCGTTGGCGATGGACCTCGGCGCAAGTGAAGTGACGGACGGCGACGCGTGTGCCTGGTCGACCGGTCGAACCGGGACGCGGGCGGTGGACGTGGCGATCGACTGCACGGGAATCGCGGCCGTGGTGGAGTTTCTCCTGCATCGGACGCGGGACGCGGTGGTGCTCTTCGGCGTCGTGCGCGAGGCGGTGCGCTACGAGGGCGTGTTGATGTGGGGGCCGGGGGTGTCGCTCGTAGGCTACGGAGAGCACAACTTCGCGGCGGCGCAGAGTGCGGCAGCGGCGATCGAGGCGGGCACGTTGGATCTTTCTGCATTGGTCACGACCACCAT
- a CDS encoding response regulator transcription factor, with protein MRHKILVIDDEEDIGRALSHSLGRAGFKVESALDGVSGLRQLRRGRPDVVLLDLMLPGIEGVELCRLIRADSDAAIRDTGVVMLTAKDEEADVLVGLAVGADDYVTKPFRTSELVARIHAVLRRGRVRGDSEEERPIVHDRITIDPACHEVRVDGSLVALTATEFRLLRVLASAPQRVFTRDQLLERVIGDNAVVIDRNIDVHVRSIRKKLGPARHVIETIRSVGYRFASGA; from the coding sequence ATGCGCCACAAGATTCTCGTGATCGACGACGAGGAAGACATCGGACGCGCCCTCTCCCACTCCCTCGGACGCGCCGGCTTCAAGGTGGAAAGCGCCCTCGATGGCGTCAGCGGTCTCCGGCAACTCCGCCGCGGTCGCCCCGACGTAGTCTTGCTCGACCTGATGCTCCCGGGCATCGAAGGGGTGGAACTCTGCCGCTTGATCCGCGCCGATTCCGACGCCGCGATCCGCGACACCGGCGTCGTCATGCTCACCGCGAAGGACGAAGAAGCGGACGTCCTCGTCGGACTCGCCGTCGGCGCGGACGACTACGTGACGAAGCCCTTCCGCACGAGCGAGCTGGTCGCGCGCATCCACGCCGTGCTCCGGCGAGGCCGCGTCCGCGGCGACTCCGAAGAGGAAAGACCCATCGTCCACGACCGCATCACGATCGATCCGGCCTGCCACGAGGTGCGCGTCGACGGCTCGCTCGTCGCACTCACCGCCACCGAATTCAGACTCCTCCGCGTCCTCGCTTCCGCGCCCCAACGCGTGTTCACCCGCGACCAACTGCTCGAACGCGTGATCGGAGACAACGCCGTCGTGATCGACCGCAACATCGACGTCCACGTCCGTTCCATCCGCAAGAAGCTCGGTCCCGCACGCCACGTGATCGAGACGATCCGCTCCGTCGGCTACCGCTTCGCCTCCGGTGCCTGA